In Garra rufa chromosome 14, GarRuf1.0, whole genome shotgun sequence, the genomic stretch AGCACAAATGCCGGCACGGAAGGAGCACGACAGTCTTGGTGCTGTCCTGACAAATCACGCACTTCTTCCTCTCCTCTTGCTCGTGCAGAAGAGTCAGGAGGTTGTCTGGCGGAGGGCCTTTGCAACTATCCTCCGAAGGAAACTTTCGAAGCGGCCTGTGAGTGCTGGAACTCGGAAGTGGGAGATTTAAAGGGTCATCCACTTGGTGGGCATCCTCAGGCTCGTTTTCTGGCACAGCTTGAGGCTCAGGATTGGGATCAGGCTGTCTAACATCCTCTTCGGCCACAACCATCCTCGCAGGAACCATTATCCGGCTGCGATTCCATGCCAGTCGTCGCCAGACGTTCCTCTCAAGCATGTGGAGACGCTGCAGAGCCCTTTGTAGTCGCTGAAAGACGGGAACAGCATTGATGTGGTTGCTCACACGTAAAGATAGCAGTCGTGGGAGCGCAGGGTTTAGATAAGCAGTTGCACTCGCAATTACAATCAGTGTGAGAATCAGCCCGTAAGAGTTGAGGAGGAACACGCTCGCAAAAACATGGCACACAGATCCCAAGAACTCCATTGCCAGTCTGCATGGCGTCCACAATAGAATAGAGGTGCCAACAAGACTGCTGTAAAGGAACGTCAACACCGTCAAAGTCAGCTCGAGAGCTTTCTGCAAGGGGCACGAAACGGCTTCCACCGTGCTGACCACCACAGAGTATAAATTTTGCGTCCCAATGAGGAGCAAGTTGATGATCGTGTTGATGAAATACAGCAACAGGCTGAATACAATTCCACAGCCTTCCCAGGCCTGCCGCAGCAAGCCGTGTCCAGACAACAGTCCACGATGCAGAAGCTCTTTGGTGCGCAGCAGTAGATGTGAAGACAGGTATCCGATCATCTTGAAGCTTTCCAGGATGCCTCCGAGGAGCTGCATCCAGCTTCCGACCATGTTATGGGTCACGACGGCCACTCCGTCCCTCATGGTGATGATACAAAGCAGACTGAGATTCCAGCACTCCGACACTGAATTTGTAAGTAGCATGGGCAGACTATTGATGAAGCAGATCACTGCCACCAACAGCTGAATGACTGAGTTGACGATCACAAAGTTTAAATCCAGGAGGAGACCAATGACATCTATGCATTTTCCAATTAAACTGAAAACAAAGTTCAGTAGACCCATAATAAGGATGTGAACACTGTTTGCTGAAATAGACTACAGATCCTCTGTCGTATTATTTGTGCTGTCAAACATCATAGTTGAGTCTGTAATACACAAGCAAACAGTTTCATTGGCTAAGTTAGCTTGCGTGCTAACCCATTCACATCTTTAGCAACGTTGACGTCTTGGCAAACCACTTGAGATTAAAAATTCAACTCCAGTTCGAATATCACAACTGACCATTAGCTGGGAATGACATGTCCTCTGTTTTGAAGCGAAACACTCATCCTAAACATGGGTAGCATAGTGCAGTAGCTGCTGCTCACACATGGACGGGAACTGCTCGGCGGATGTTTACGTTTGAAAATCGAAACTGCTCGCCTTGGCTGGTTGTGTAAAGCTGCATCCCAAGGAGAGGTTTAGTCTTAATACACAGTGTAATACAAACATCCGCGTTTTTTTGTGAAGCTGCAAAACGAGGACAAACTCAGACGGACATTTCTTTGGATTATTCATGAGCTAGAATCGAAAGCTTCTCGTTCTGTTTCTGACCATTGTTTCCGCTTTACATCACGTGTTTCAAGTCGATCAACTCGGCGCTCTGGCTGCGCAAAAATGCGCATTTTCATCTGCTTTTGGTCATTTTATTTTGCAAGCACtgattatgttattttttttttttttgtggaggtGGGGAAAATTAAATCATTCATGATTAATTGGTAAAACAAATAGATGCTTATCTATGCTGTTTTCAATTTCGAACAGCTGCTTGATTGAATCatgcaagttatttatttcttTGTTGGTGGGTTAGTTCAGGCATTTGGCTTTTGTCCGTAGAATATTGGAAATGTTCTACAACACAACCTTTGTTTCTATTTGAAATGTTTTCACAGTATTGATTAAAATGGTCATGCAATGCTTTAACATTTTCAGGATACAGGGCAGAATAGGGCTAACGATTACAAAACGCACaaaaaaggtttaaaataaaaaaatcttaaagacTAAAATACttgttatattataaatattcttaaaatttttttaaaatgagcTGACAATCCAATAATAGTCAGTTTTATGACTGGCCTAATTCTGAAAATTCTCAAAATGTGACgagtgaaagctgaataaatacgctttccattgatgtatggtttgttaggattggatattatatatatttgggtgagatacaactatttgaaaatctggaatctgagggtgcaaaaatatctaaatagagaaaattgtctttaaagttgttcaaatgaagttcttagcatattactaatcaaaaattaagttttgatatatttacagtaggacatttataaaatatct encodes the following:
- the rnf26 gene encoding E3 ubiquitin-protein ligase RNF26, whose amino-acid sequence is MGLLNFVFSLIGKCIDVIGLLLDLNFVIVNSVIQLLVAVICFINSLPMLLTNSVSECWNLSLLCIITMRDGVAVVTHNMVGSWMQLLGGILESFKMIGYLSSHLLLRTKELLHRGLLSGHGLLRQAWEGCGIVFSLLLYFINTIINLLLIGTQNLYSVVVSTVEAVSCPLQKALELTLTVLTFLYSSLVGTSILLWTPCRLAMEFLGSVCHVFASVFLLNSYGLILTLIVIASATAYLNPALPRLLSLRVSNHINAVPVFQRLQRALQRLHMLERNVWRRLAWNRSRIMVPARMVVAEEDVRQPDPNPEPQAVPENEPEDAHQVDDPLNLPLPSSSTHRPLRKFPSEDSCKGPPPDNLLTLLHEQEERKKCVICQDSTKTVVLLPCRHLCLCRECTNILLSQPIYQHNCPLCRHMILQTMDVYL